The Rosa rugosa chromosome 1, drRosRugo1.1, whole genome shotgun sequence genomic sequence ATGTGATGATGAACCAAGGACCAAGAGGATCCCACAGACACCAGATTATCTCAAGAACTATGTCTGGTCCAAAAGATGATTCCTTATTTTATTACTTCTGCTTTGATTATTTACTAAACAAATTTGGGAGGTTTTAACATATCTCTATTAATAAAGCGAGCAGCCGTTTACTGTTCATCTTGGGGAAACTTTCGAACTTCCAATTTTGCCCCTGTATGTAACCATGATTTATAGAGAGACAGAAAGGAGACAGGTGGAGATTTGCCCCTGTTTATTCTCAGCCAGACAGAGAGTGagggagagaagaaagaagagaagcaACCAGAATCCAAAACCGCCAGCACCAAACACCAATCGGCAAGCTTTTCAGCTCAAAATTAAACAAAgaatccaaaacaaacccagacCAGTGCGTGCGTAATTGAGCTCATTTGGTCAAATCGGAATATCTGATTGAGCATCCATTTCATCAAATCGGAGGATCCGATTGAGCAATCAGATAACTTTGATATATTGAGGTAAGCTTCTTATTTGGTCGATTGGTTTGacattttggttttgaattttgggtGCGATTGATTGGATTTTGTATTTCATTGCATGCAATTTTTGGGTAGTGCGTATGACTGCGGTTTTGTGGGTGATAGAGATTTTGTTTGTGTTCTCTCACTTGAAATCAAACTCATAGTGCAAGTCTGCTAGGTTTTCCTTCACGtctgcttattattattatatagtTGAAAAGTACAAAAGGATTACGTAAATGGAAGGAAGAAGACACAAAGAACAAAGGAAGAAGATTTGTAATAGGTTTTGTTTATGCAATTTGATGAGTTTAAgggatagattttttttttttttggttgcatGCGATTTTGTAATATTTGTTCTTAGTTTTTGGTGGACAAAGAAAATGATTGATCATGGGGAATAGTATGATCGCTTTCAAAGTGAAGGGTTTGCTCTGACTTGATTTGGGTTTGCCCTGTTTTCTTATTTTGACTCAATTTGTGGTTCTAATTTGAACAGTTCACTCTTCACAATATAATACTAGACTGTGTGAAAGAGAGGCAGAGAGGGGGAGATAGAGTTGCAGCATGCCTGTAgataagagaagagagagggagatagaGTCCTCTTATTTGAAATCGAGCAGAGGAAGCTATTAAGCTAATTATATTATGAAATAGTGGGAATTGCAGAAAGGTCAGAGAAGAAACAAATGGTAAGGAAAAAGGTTATGCCTAAGCACTAGCTGATCCTTATGGTGGTGGTAGAAACCGGCGATCTGGGGGAGGCCGTTTTGGTGGCCGTGACTTCAGAAGGGAGAATTTTTTAACACGGGTTCAGATTTCTATGGAGGGGGAAATAATGGCGGGGGATATTGGGTCATTGTTTGATGTCTATACTCTATGGAAACGATAAATAAGAATTTGCGGCTTTGGTCAATATTGGGTAGTTatagcaactccaacagctttcccatattttgatttttctctactttagagAAAAATGAGCCTTTTTTGCTCTAACAGATTCcatataagagcaactccaacaggttccctataatttctgtacaatagggaagcaaaagtcaaagctttagcatctttttcttctccaacgtcaacagattctctattttacagcaatctctaaaatctccatattcttccttaaattttagagattgctgtaaatatagggaatttggttttctcttttctcactttctctaaaatagggataattatagggaatctgttgaagCAAAAGAGGCtgatttttccctaaagtagagaaaaatcaaaatatggggaagctgttggagttgctctaattatccctattttagggaaaatgaggaaagagaaaaccaaattccctatatttacagcaatctctaaaaatttaaggaagaatatggagattttagagattgctgtaaaatagggaatctgttggagttggagaagaaaaagatgttaatgtaaaagtaaattgagaattggaattggtctactcatttcatttcatagcccatttatatagggagagaattacaacggaagtatcaattacaatgatgacattaactactgattggtccttgatccatgctgattgatggtgattgctaattacttgattccctctccgtcaatcactttgacgaaggcacataatgtgtttttcctttaatagctaaaactttgacttttgcttccctattatacaaaaattatagggaatctgttggagttggagaagaaaaatatgctaaagCTTTGAATTTTGCttctctaaaccctaaaccctaaagaaaaattatattagTTTATAATTGGATACGGAAGCATGATCCACCAGGCAATAAAGGAAATGTATGAGGAAAAAGTgatgaaatttaaaaaaaaaaaaaaaaaaaaaaatattgggcAGATTAGGAAAGAAATTCCAATTGCGGTGATGGCGACTCTACTCTCACTGGTTCGGTTTGGAGGGATGGAGGGCGGTGGGTTGGGCCTTTGGGTTACCGcccacttctctctctctatggcTTGGGCTTGGTTTGGGCTGAGTCTTTTGAGGGTTTGTCATATGCTAGTATGTTTTAAAAGGAAGCAAGTCTAGGTTTTCTTCTCTATTTAAAGCATTGTATTGACTCATTTTGGGGTCTTTTGATCAGACATAATAATATATGATATTGGCAGCCGCCAGCGCATTGCTATCTTCTTCTCCAGTTGTCTAGTTTGTGTGAGCCCAGAGGCCTTTGAGTTGTTGTGGATCGCTGATCCGCACCACAAGAACATAAGAAAAACTCCTGGACGCCAACATAAACAAGCGAATTTAGATTATAAATCATCAAGCAAAAACAATATCTAGTTAAGAAATTAAACAAGATTTGCCAATTCTTTGGATTATAAGTCACCGGCCAGGAATTCAGGAAATGTGGTTCATATGAGAGATAGTACTCTTCCTAATAAAAAGGCATCCCTACGTACTACGGGTGGCAAATCGATCACCATGATCCTGAATTCCTGATGGATAGTTAGCTAGCTAGTTCCTTTTCGGTCTGATCTCAATCCCTTGAACAATGAGACCACCCTTACCCATACCAGTCTCAATCTCACAACAAATCATCTCCAACTCCCCATCTTCATCCCCTTGACAGTGGTACTCACCCAGCTCCATCTCCAGCCACCCATCCGCCCTCCTTTCATTTGGAAATTTAGCTTCACCAGTTCCTTGCAAACTGTGCTTGTATTTCCCTTTGGGGCCCAGAAACGCAGTGTGCTTAATGCCTGCAGTTATTTCCTTCAAACCAGGGCATTCATAATCAAACCCATAAGCTCTTGCACCAACCGTGACCACGACAGGCTCACAGGCCCAGCCTCGTTCAGTGCTTTCAGTTAACTTGTACACCAGATAAGCTTTATACGTCGTGGATGGGGACAGCATGCTCGTTTCAATTCTCCCACGGATTTCAAGCCAACATACTATACGAAGCTCGGCCACCTCCTTAAACCTGGACTGAGTCAGAGATTTCCATCTCCAATATCGACGAGTATCACCCCAAGCAATCCGAAGGCGCTTTGCAGCTATCATATAGCACTTCTTCCCACTCCATTTGTCTAGTGAAAAGCTCGTGTAGCCCTCGTCAATGAGGATGGGGGTGTCGCACAGAGCCATGTAGAGCTCCTTCTTGGATTTTGGAGGGAAAGACGAAAGTGATGAATTGGACTGAGAAAGGATCTCGTGTGTCTCACGCGGAATGAACTTCTCCCAAACGGCGTCGGATTCAGCCGCCGACCTGATAGCCTTAGAAAGCGAGGAGAGCCTGCATGCATCTGGAGGACTTGTCAACGAGATTACGTGGGCTATGCATCCTTCCGGCAAAGCTTGCAAGTCCAGCAGCGGCTGCTGCTGCATCTCCGTCGCAGGTGATTCCTCCTCCTTCTCTGAattcttcttcaccttctccgTCACTctgtttctcttcttcttcattgttaCGCACACGTCAAGCCTATGCTTAATTATGAGCCTTATGCCGATGTACAAGGCAATGCCGATGCCAATGCCGCCTTTCTTCTTCGCCATCGCTGGCTCTGGCTAAGTTAAATCTCTTTTTGGGGGCCATATGATATATTCACTATTGcctttgggttttggttttcaaCTTAAAAGCCTTGACTCCTAATTACAAAAGGATTCCAACTCTTGTTCGGTATAGTATTAGTAACTGGGCTCAGATAATGTTTGGCACCCCTACAGCTTCATTGTGGGCTCCATTAGCTCTCTAATTTTCTTGTATAAAATCTCAAAATTGGATTTTACTTTTGTTAATTAACGAACTGATGCTACAAGAAAAACCTAAAGAGTATATATCAGTATGAAAAGCCACACAAAGCCTTTGAGAAAAACTTGAACAAATACCTTACTGTTTTTACAAGCCAATAAACTCAGAAAGAAGCATTAAACCAATGCACTAGTCAAATTTCACTCGGACTTCACCTAGTCATATTTCACACTCCGACTTCACTATCCTCAGTTGGAAGGAAGAGAACTATACATAGAAATACTAACAAGTAGTATCCTAGCAACCAAGTATCtgcctttctctatgtctatCTGCCCTCTCTCTCCTTGTCCTTATATATATTGATCAACTCTTCCATGTTCCTTAAATCAATGGCGAGCTGTTGGACTTCTTAGACCACTCAACTTCTCGAGCTTTTCTAAATAGGAAAACCTCTTCGTGCTTACAGCAAGTGGTGGTTTGCTCATAATCTTGTCACTGTCTTCTTTATAATAGCTCTCCTTGTTATTCTTATCCACATCGGTCTCCTCTAGTTGATTCCATCCCATGAACTCAAACAATGTCTTTGAACTCGGTGTCCCTGTACAACTCAACCTGTCAGGATCTTCTGAGGCATATGAATCCACTGAAAGCCTCCTGTTTGATTTCTCCGTTCGCGTCTTTTTATCAGCATAAAGGACATCATCTATCATCGACCTGACATTGAAAGCCAAGCTTTCTATTACCCTTGAATAGCTCTCCAGGATAGCATACCCTACATCCTGTGTATAAATACAATAAGCTTGTATGGTTATTACTTAATTATTTACTTCATCCTATGAATATGTATATGATAAGGGAACATATTTTCTTTGCTTACCTTATTGTATTGAATTTTACTTATGTCAAGTGCAGATTGGGGAATTCCTGGGAACTTCTGTTTGATTAGGAGTAAGACGGTCTCTACTCTCTCTTCAAATCGTTCCCTCTTCTCGAAACTCACCCCAGAACTCCATGAAGACTTTCCATCCTTGaggttcatcttcctcttccaaATCACAATGGAGGCCTCGATCCTGTCTTTCAGGTCTACCACTTTGTGCTCTGAGGACAAGTCCATGCTCGTTAGGAATTCTAGAGGGTCAAAGTGCTCCTCTGTTATGCTCTTGTAGATTGTATCACCCAAGCTAGCTCTACCATTCTATAAAAATTTAAGAAAGACAAAGTTAATTGGTTAGCGAAGCTCAAGTTTGATCAATTTATGGTGATTGAGGTTTAAGAGTAGAATCTTATATATACCTTGGGAAGGGATTCAATATAGTTCTCAGGTACATCCATTTCTGATAGTACTTGAGCATTGATTGCCATTGCTGCTTTTAGTACTTGGTTGACAGAATCCTTCTGAAACTGCAGCCATTTTCGACACTCATCCGATAAACCTTCTGATGGGACTTTGACAGTTGGTAACCACCatttttcatcatttctctctGGTTTGCTACCTTTCTCATCATCTTGGGCATCTCTTTTCACATACCAGAACTCACTTGGGTTTGCAAAACTCTCCAGGTGGCCCTGTTTATCCACATATAGCCGATCGTTAGAAAAAGGTATACAATTCAATTTTCACATGAAACAAGGAGAAGGAAGGTGTACTTACAAGGAGCATGGCGTCGAGCTTGCGTAGGGCAGGAATGTTAATGTGCAGATCCTTCCTTTGTTGAGTCATCATTATCTATAATTATCCGATAAAAAAGAAGATTAGCAAGAGTAATgatttgaaactttgaattatatatattaaaatagaCAGATCTATATGAACCTCCATGTTTGTTCCATTTTGTTGTGAAGGGACAAATTCCACAATGTGATCAGTCACGGACAGAAGCCAGCCAATCTCTTTCACCCATCTTGCTTTCCTATCAGGAGACATGGGCTCTAGTTTTCTTGTTTCTCCAAAAACGGATGCTGCATTGTCATAGACAGAAAGACAAGAAACAATAAGAACATAACCCAGAGATTTCCTGAGCATTATCTgtaaagaagaaattaaaactAGGAATATTGAATGCTAAATAAATATATACCTGCTAGATTTGTTATGGCATTTGATAAAGCCAAGGCTGAAGAGACACCCTTTCCACCACCTGACATGTCTTCACCCAAAAGCAGCTTCGAAAACCTTTCCTTCATCAATTCCATATCTGAGAATCAAATACAAACAAGTTAGTCTCACACAAATGCTTAAAGATGCTATCTTCATCTCCCTTAACAATATCACATGCATAGCTAGCTTGTCAAGTTGTCTTATTCTCACGACCTGAAGGCAACCATTTAGGACTTGGTATCTTTTCGGCTTCAAGTGATTTAGTTTGGTGCTTGATCTCCAATGGGGGCTCTTCTGCAGCAGGACTTAATAATTGTTCATCCTCATTCACATCGTGGTCGAAGATCAAACCCGGTAGATTTCTCCCAGCTTGGAACTCGAACATCCGTTTCAATTGGAAAGATTTCGTCTTCTGCATTGTTTTTTGAGTAGCAAAAGCTCGGACCATTTTGAATCAGAAACAGGGAAAGAAACACAAAAGCTAATGAAATACTTGATTAAATCCTCTTTCTTGGGATACAAACAACAAGAATATCAATGTGTTGTTGTGTGGGAGAAAGCAGGAGAAAGTGAGAGAGATAGAGTAGTCCTTCTCCCAATCGAAGAAAGAGAGATGGGAAATGAAAATGTTTTCTTTTGGGGTTAAATTTAGAGTGTTGGATGATGAATAAAGAGAGTTAATTAGCAACAGTGCAGATGAGGGCAGTTTGATTTTCTGTTTGTATAGCTATCGAACGTGGGGTGCATATGTTTGAGAGAAGTAGAAAAAGTCGTGAATTCTGAACAAACTAAACCACTCTAATTCAGGCAGCAACTTATTGAGGGTTTTAGTTTATGGtttcttgaaagttgaaacgAATGGCCGAACTTATTGTTCTTATGTAAAATTTAATGGTGGTCACTTTTCTAATCTCTCAATCTCCGCGTTTTTATTTTTACCGTCAATGGCGGGTAGCCGGTGGTTCTCTATCTTTATTTTTGACATACAAGGGACATAGGCCAATGATAAACGAATAAACTCGTTGACTCGTTTTGCTAATCATAGTATGTTCACTTATAAGACCGTGTGAATATGCGTCTAAAtcaatgataataataattttaAACATTAGTATCTTGACACACTCATGAGATACTTTATGATATTATGCATAGAAATGAAGATAACGATCTAATCAAAGAGATATGCATAAGATGTGATGAAGACTTGAAGCACAAAACAAATCATCTAAACTCTTTCAAAAAATGTATCAATAACGTACATACCTCGAAAATTCAAATACTCGAGAACCCATAATACTTACGATTCACCATTGAAGAAGGTATCGAACGAATTCTAGACCAAAACTCTCTTTCCTTCTTTCCAAAAAAGGTGGAAATCCGGCTTATGTGGCTAGTGCCCAAAACTCGAGAACCCTAACAACAACCGATCGAACCAAGAAATGCTACTTGCTAAGACTCGATTCATACACTGTTGTACgttttcttttccatttcaTTTTTACACCTTGTTTCATCGCTAGCTTCTTATTCATTGATACATTGTCTACATTTCACTGCATAATTGTGTTCATTGTATCCATTTCTAGCCTTGATCATCTCCATTATGCCTTGATTATCTCCATCAACATTTACCCTCCTCGGTAATTACATGACTTAATCTTATCCTTCAGCCTCAATCATATCTTTATTTTCATTAACCAGATTGTCTTACCTTTTCTTAATATTTCCTTTTCAAACCTAATCATTCAAGCCAAATTATTATTTTCCAATCCATTTGAATTCAACAGCTTGCAAATTGTGAGAGAGTTGCTGCCCACTTCTTTCATCTAGAAATATAGAGACGACGTGATGCtcactatctttttttttttttttttttgcattttcatTTGAAAAATAGCTTCACCAAATTAATTAGACAACTGTCGCCAGCCACAAATAAAAGTCAATATACAGTTGTCCCAAAATCAACCAACCACCCGGACCAAAAAAACTTCAAACTGTATCTATTGGGTAGCTGAAGTCAAGCCCAATTACAAACCTAGGGCCCAATTCACTCTCATCTAGGCGCAAAGCTTCAAAGAACTAAGCTAAACCCAGGTTTTGTCCACTGGCCCAAAAGAATGAGAAAGATTATGGACATAACTCGAAATTAGAATATAAATGTATGTGAATTAACATTTTTAAACC encodes the following:
- the LOC133728296 gene encoding putative F-box protein PP2-B12, with protein sequence MAKKKGGIGIGIALYIGIRLIIKHRLDVCVTMKKKRNRVTEKVKKNSEKEEESPATEMQQQPLLDLQALPEGCIAHVISLTSPPDACRLSSLSKAIRSAAESDAVWEKFIPRETHEILSQSNSSLSSFPPKSKKELYMALCDTPILIDEGYTSFSLDKWSGKKCYMIAAKRLRIAWGDTRRYWRWKSLTQSRFKEVAELRIVCWLEIRGRIETSMLSPSTTYKAYLVYKLTESTERGWACEPVVVTVGARAYGFDYECPGLKEITAGIKHTAFLGPKGKYKHSLQGTGEAKFPNERRADGWLEMELGEYHCQGDEDGELEMICCEIETGMGKGGLIVQGIEIRPKRN
- the LOC133711150 gene encoding rop guanine nucleotide exchange factor 9-like, which codes for MVRAFATQKTMQKTKSFQLKRMFEFQAGRNLPGLIFDHDVNEDEQLLSPAAEEPPLEIKHQTKSLEAEKIPSPKWLPSDMELMKERFSKLLLGEDMSGGGKGVSSALALSNAITNLAASVFGETRKLEPMSPDRKARWVKEIGWLLSVTDHIVEFVPSQQNGTNMEIMMTQQRKDLHINIPALRKLDAMLLGHLESFANPSEFWYVKRDAQDDEKGSKPERNDEKWWLPTVKVPSEGLSDECRKWLQFQKDSVNQVLKAAMAINAQVLSEMDVPENYIESLPKNGRASLGDTIYKSITEEHFDPLEFLTSMDLSSEHKVVDLKDRIEASIVIWKRKMNLKDGKSSWSSGVSFEKRERFEERVETVLLLIKQKFPGIPQSALDISKIQYNKDVGYAILESYSRVIESLAFNVRSMIDDVLYADKKTRTEKSNRRLSVDSYASEDPDRLSCTGTPSSKTLFEFMGWNQLEETDVDKNNKESYYKEDSDKIMSKPPLAVSTKRFSYLEKLEKLSGLRSPTARH